The following are encoded together in the Culex pipiens pallens isolate TS chromosome 1, TS_CPP_V2, whole genome shotgun sequence genome:
- the LOC120416925 gene encoding uncharacterized protein LOC120416925, which translates to MVERVEQAVKFFHSRCVFDPVLFGRSFKSFNRNEIACACEKPNSRRQICRVTDPGGRRRLVSATFGSSIVNESEELRDVNIRRFMKFGDGGTPPAAAADVCHGGICNGAELFDYGTRKLDQRNEEFKTNQSGVSSRQKVPADRLNTPRHHPPEGEQEPVSIEGFKRNRKRKKTSWKDSFWRFAKS; encoded by the exons ATGGTTGAGCGGGTTgagcaagctgtcaaattttttcaCTCGCGATGCGTGTTCGATCCTGTTTTGTTTGGCCGcagtttcaaaagttttaatcgaAATGAAATCGCGTGTGCTTGTGAAAAACCAAACTCCCGGCGTCAAATCTGCCGGGTGACTGATCCGGGAGGGAGAAGAAGATTAGTGTCAGCAACTTTTG GATCCTCAATCGTCAACGAATCAGAAGAGCTCCGGGATGTAAATATCAGGCGTTTCATGAAATTTGGAGATGGCGGAACCCctcctgcagcagcagcagatgttTGTCATG gAGGCATTTGCAACGGTGCGGAGCTATTTGATTACGGGACACGGAAGCTTGATCAACGAAATGAAGAATTCAAAA CAAATCAATCCGGAGTCTCCAGTCGACAAAAGGTACCGGCGGACAGACTGAACACACCACGGCATCACCCACCCGAGGGGGAACAGGAACCGGTCTCGATCGAGGgtttcaaacggaatcgaaaGCGAAAGAAAACGTCGTGGAAGGATTCCTTTTGGCGATTTGCAAAAAGCTGA